One Janthinobacterium sp. TB1-E2 genomic region harbors:
- the astB gene encoding N-succinylarginine dihydrolase: MHSTREYNFDGLVGPSHNYAGLSFGNVASFSNVKSASNPKQAALQGLAKMRALAARGFAQALLPPQDRPNFRLLRSIGFTGTDAEVLARAYKESPVILACAYSASPMWTANAATVSPSADTQDGRVHFTAANLNNKLHRAFEHAQSARSLRAIFSDDKHFAVHDALPSTPAFGDEGAANHTRLGASHGAPSVELFVYGRVEFDPSAPSPKRYPARQTLEASQAVARLHGLDAKRTVYVQQNPDVIDQGVFHNDVIAVGNGNVLFYHEQAFADEEASLSQLRRAVAATGAQLDALRVDTGQVPIQDAVTSYLFNSQLLTKEGGKMALVIPQECQENRAVSRYLEGLVASGGPIDELIHFDLRQSMRNGGGPACLRLRVALTETEARAMHQGVIMTETLYHRLVQWVEKHYRDHLEPGDLADPQLALEVHAALEELTIILNLPGLYDL; the protein is encoded by the coding sequence ATGCACAGCACGCGCGAATACAATTTTGACGGCCTGGTCGGGCCATCGCATAACTATGCGGGACTCTCGTTCGGCAACGTGGCCTCGTTCAGCAATGTGAAAAGCGCTTCGAATCCGAAGCAGGCCGCCTTGCAGGGCCTGGCGAAGATGCGCGCCCTGGCCGCGCGCGGCTTTGCGCAAGCATTGCTGCCGCCGCAGGACCGGCCGAATTTCCGCCTGCTGCGCTCCATCGGTTTCACGGGCACGGACGCCGAGGTGCTGGCGCGCGCCTACAAGGAATCCCCGGTGATTCTGGCCTGCGCGTATTCCGCCTCGCCCATGTGGACGGCGAATGCCGCCACGGTCAGCCCGTCGGCGGACACGCAAGATGGCCGCGTGCATTTCACGGCCGCCAATCTGAATAACAAGCTGCACCGCGCCTTCGAGCACGCGCAGTCGGCGCGCAGCCTGCGCGCCATTTTCAGCGACGACAAGCACTTCGCCGTGCACGATGCGCTGCCGTCGACACCGGCCTTCGGCGACGAGGGCGCGGCCAACCACACGCGCTTGGGCGCGAGTCACGGCGCGCCATCGGTGGAGTTGTTCGTGTATGGTCGCGTGGAGTTCGACCCGTCCGCGCCATCGCCGAAGCGCTACCCGGCGCGCCAGACCCTGGAAGCGTCGCAAGCCGTGGCGCGATTGCATGGCCTGGACGCGAAGCGCACCGTGTACGTGCAGCAGAACCCGGACGTGATCGACCAGGGCGTGTTCCATAACGACGTCATCGCCGTCGGCAATGGCAATGTGCTGTTCTATCACGAGCAGGCGTTTGCCGATGAAGAAGCAAGCCTGTCACAGTTGCGCCGCGCCGTCGCCGCCACGGGCGCGCAACTGGACGCGCTGCGCGTGGATACGGGCCAGGTGCCGATCCAGGATGCGGTGACCAGCTATCTGTTCAACAGCCAGCTGCTGACGAAAGAGGGCGGCAAGATGGCGCTGGTGATACCGCAGGAATGCCAGGAAAACCGCGCCGTGTCGCGCTACCTGGAAGGCCTGGTGGCCAGCGGTGGACCGATCGACGAACTGATACATTTCGACCTGCGCCAGAGCATGCGCAATGGCGGCGGGCCCGCCTGCCTACGTTTGCGCGTGGCGCTGACGGAAACCGAGGCACGCGCCATGCACCAGGGCGTGATCATGACGGAAACGCTGTACCATCGGCTGGTGCAGTGGGTGGAAAAACACTACCGCGACCATCTGGAGCCGGGCGACCTGGCCGACCCGCAGCTGGCGCTGGAAGTGCATGCGGCGCTTGAAGAATTGACGATCATCCTCAACTTACCTGGATTGTACGACTTGTAG
- a CDS encoding arginine N-succinyltransferase, whose translation MYVVRPVEIADIAALEALAAVTMPGVHTLPKTREKIAASVERSIASFAAHVDIPSEESYLFVLESLLDKSIFGTAAIFASAGSNGTYFSFRNDVIQQVSRDLNISHSVHALTLCSELTAYSQLSGFYVRNMEQAGLEAALLSRARLLFAVLAPHRFGDRFFVPLAGITDANGQSPFWDALGRKFFQMDFLDAEKVIGGARNRTLIVELMPHYPVYVPLLPGDAQAAMGQIHPSGELAFNLLTEEGFEADDYIDIFDGGPILQAHKHALRSFTGSLTRRVVAGVTPSRTGLKVNYAVASGAERNFRAVTFACDALEAQDSVGLPADLLEALAVAEGDSVICVRI comes from the coding sequence ATGTATGTTGTCCGTCCGGTAGAAATTGCGGATATTGCAGCCCTCGAAGCGCTGGCCGCAGTCACCATGCCGGGTGTCCATACCCTGCCGAAGACGCGCGAAAAAATCGCCGCCTCCGTCGAGCGCTCCATCGCCTCGTTTGCCGCCCATGTCGACATCCCCAGCGAAGAGTCGTATCTCTTCGTGCTTGAATCCCTGCTCGACAAGAGCATCTTTGGTACGGCCGCCATCTTCGCCTCGGCCGGCTCGAACGGCACCTATTTTTCCTTCCGCAACGACGTCATCCAGCAAGTCTCGCGCGACCTGAACATCAGCCACAGCGTGCATGCGCTGACCCTGTGCTCGGAGCTGACGGCGTACTCGCAGCTGTCCGGCTTCTATGTGCGCAACATGGAGCAGGCGGGCCTGGAAGCGGCCCTGCTGTCGCGCGCGCGGCTGCTGTTCGCCGTGCTGGCGCCGCACCGTTTTGGCGACCGCTTCTTCGTGCCGCTGGCCGGCATCACGGACGCCAATGGCCAGTCGCCGTTCTGGGATGCGCTGGGCCGCAAGTTCTTCCAGATGGATTTCCTCGATGCCGAAAAAGTCATCGGCGGTGCGCGCAACCGCACCCTGATCGTCGAACTGATGCCGCATTACCCCGTGTACGTGCCGCTGCTGCCCGGCGACGCGCAGGCGGCCATGGGCCAGATCCACCCGAGCGGCGAACTGGCGTTCAATCTGCTGACGGAAGAAGGCTTTGAAGCCGACGATTACATCGACATCTTCGATGGCGGCCCGATCCTGCAGGCGCACAAGCATGCGCTGCGCTCGTTTACGGGCTCGCTCACGCGCCGCGTCGTCGCCGGCGTCACGCCCAGCCGCACGGGCCTGAAAGTCAATTATGCGGTCGCTTCCGGCGCCGAGCGCAATTTCCGCGCCGTGACCTTCGCCTGCGATGCGCTCGAAGCGCAGGACAGCGTCGGCTTGCCGGCAGACCTGCTCGAGGCGCTGGCCGTGGCCGAAGGCGATAGCGTCATTTGCGTGCGTATCTAA
- a CDS encoding helix-turn-helix transcriptional regulator: protein MSRSGRLFLLMDAMRARRVPVTAAQLAQQLGVSERTIYRDIQTLAELGAPLQGEAGIGYVLRRGAFLPPLMFGPDELEALVLGARWVRRQGDAGLAQAASNALAKIAAASPRDLRDSMAETSLWVPLGRPADGTQPADRYVQPVREAIRYEQKLTLAYQDEHGSATSRTVWPFALAFFEGKRLLAAWCELRGDYRHFRIDRIADVLQHAERYPTRRHVLLDAWRKAHEIDPES, encoded by the coding sequence ATGAGCCGCAGCGGCCGTTTGTTCCTGCTGATGGACGCCATGCGCGCCAGGCGCGTGCCCGTTACGGCGGCCCAGCTGGCGCAGCAGCTCGGTGTTTCCGAACGCACGATTTACCGCGATATCCAGACCCTGGCCGAACTGGGCGCGCCCCTGCAGGGCGAGGCCGGTATCGGCTATGTGCTGCGCCGCGGCGCATTCCTGCCGCCGCTGATGTTCGGTCCCGATGAACTGGAAGCGCTGGTGCTGGGCGCGCGCTGGGTGCGCCGGCAGGGCGATGCGGGCCTGGCGCAGGCGGCCAGCAATGCCCTGGCCAAGATCGCGGCCGCTTCGCCGCGCGACCTGCGCGACAGCATGGCCGAGACCAGCTTGTGGGTGCCGCTGGGGCGTCCCGCCGATGGCACGCAGCCGGCCGACCGTTACGTGCAGCCCGTGCGCGAGGCGATCCGCTATGAACAGAAGCTCACGCTCGCCTATCAGGATGAGCATGGCAGCGCCACTTCGCGCACGGTGTGGCCGTTCGCCCTGGCTTTTTTCGAAGGCAAGCGCCTGCTGGCCGCCTGGTGCGAACTGCGCGGCGATTACCGGCATTTCCGCATCGACCGCATCGCCGACGTGCTGCAGCATGCGGAGCGCTATCCCACGCGGCGCCATGTACTGCTCGATGCCTGGCGCAAAGCGCACGAGATTGATCCGGAAAGCTAG
- a CDS encoding HDOD domain-containing protein — translation MNRLDAFKSIAAQAARGELTFPANVDASLKLQEALADPDCHIEAAAKLVQADPLLAARTVAIANSVAFNRSGNEITSVRNAVQRLGVRTLQSVVASLIVRQLGSTITDPVLQAKANQLWEHTAHVAALSQVLARRVTKVDPDTALFAGIMHEVGGFYLLSRAAEFPGILDGEPEDWVEHGEQAIGHGVLAKLKVPEAVRGAIDALWEGLRAIPPESLGDTLLLANDLAPVSSPLNESPAAIAVRAARAARSIDCLIGDDATLSSIMEESDDEVQSLLKVLVH, via the coding sequence ATGAACAGACTCGACGCCTTTAAAAGCATCGCCGCACAAGCCGCTCGTGGCGAGCTGACCTTTCCTGCCAATGTGGACGCTTCGCTCAAGCTGCAAGAGGCGCTGGCCGATCCCGACTGCCATATCGAGGCCGCCGCCAAGCTGGTGCAGGCTGACCCGCTGCTGGCCGCGCGCACGGTGGCGATCGCCAATTCCGTGGCGTTCAACCGTTCCGGCAATGAAATCACCAGCGTGCGCAACGCCGTGCAGCGGCTAGGCGTGCGTACCCTGCAGTCGGTGGTAGCATCGCTGATCGTGCGCCAGCTGGGCAGCACCATCACCGATCCCGTGCTGCAAGCGAAGGCCAACCAGCTGTGGGAGCATACGGCCCACGTGGCGGCCCTGTCGCAGGTATTGGCCCGCCGTGTCACCAAGGTGGACCCCGATACGGCCCTGTTTGCAGGCATCATGCATGAAGTGGGCGGGTTTTATCTGCTGTCGCGCGCGGCCGAATTCCCCGGCATCCTCGACGGCGAACCGGAAGACTGGGTCGAACATGGCGAACAAGCCATCGGCCACGGCGTCCTGGCCAAACTGAAGGTGCCGGAAGCGGTCAGGGGCGCCATCGATGCGCTGTGGGAAGGCTTGCGCGCCATCCCTCCCGAATCGCTGGGCGACACCCTGCTGCTGGCAAATGACCTGGCGCCCGTCTCGTCACCGCTCAACGAAAGCCCGGCCGCCATCGCCGTGCGGGCCGCCCGCGCCGCGCGCAGCATCGATTGCCTGATCGGCGACGATGCGACCTTGTCGAGCATCATGGAAGAATCGGACGATGAAGTGCAGTCGCTGCTGAAGGTACTCGTGCACTAG
- the astD gene encoding succinylglutamate-semialdehyde dehydrogenase produces MSNVLNPSSAASNFINGAWLPGTGRELVTIDPSNGKQTWASLEATENEVEQACQAASAAFEAWADTPVEERIAICVRFRELLKEHAEALALLISEEVGKPLWESRTEVATMANKIDISVQSYNARTGITQSKIADGDAVLRHRPHGVFGVFGPYNFPGHLPNGHIVPALIAGNTIVFKPSEYAPRTAIKTVQLWQQAGLPNGVVNLVNGGRDTGVALGANPHLDGVLFTGSCQTGISLHRQFGGQPGKMLALEMGGNNALVVWDVKDVDAAVHHAIFSAFVSAGQRCTCARRLVVQDNAAGAAFIARLVEVAAKLGIGASDAQPQPFMGPVVSSAVAKRLVQAQEDMVAKGGTTLLQMRQLNPEAGFVTAGIVDVTNAAGIPDEEWFGPLLQVIRVADFNAALKVANATEFGLAAALLSDDPALWQTFQTRARAGIVNWNRPTTGAASTAPFGGIGKSGNHRPSAYYAADYCAYPVASIENGALEMPAKLSPGLNF; encoded by the coding sequence ATGTCTAACGTATTGAATCCATCTAGCGCAGCATCGAACTTCATCAACGGCGCCTGGCTGCCAGGCACGGGCCGTGAACTGGTCACCATCGATCCGTCGAACGGCAAGCAGACCTGGGCCAGCCTGGAAGCGACGGAGAACGAAGTCGAGCAGGCTTGCCAGGCCGCCAGCGCCGCCTTTGAAGCATGGGCCGACACGCCTGTCGAAGAGCGCATCGCCATCTGCGTGCGCTTTCGCGAACTGCTGAAGGAGCATGCGGAAGCGCTGGCGCTGCTGATCTCGGAAGAAGTGGGCAAGCCGCTGTGGGAGTCGCGCACGGAAGTGGCCACCATGGCCAACAAGATCGATATCTCGGTACAGTCGTACAACGCGCGCACGGGCATCACGCAAAGCAAGATCGCCGATGGCGACGCCGTGCTGCGCCACCGTCCGCATGGCGTGTTCGGCGTCTTCGGTCCGTACAATTTCCCCGGCCATCTGCCGAACGGCCACATCGTGCCGGCCCTGATCGCCGGTAACACCATCGTCTTCAAACCGAGCGAATATGCGCCGCGCACGGCCATCAAAACCGTGCAGCTGTGGCAGCAGGCCGGCTTGCCGAATGGCGTCGTCAACCTCGTCAACGGCGGACGCGACACGGGCGTGGCCCTGGGTGCCAATCCGCATCTCGACGGCGTTCTGTTTACGGGTTCGTGCCAGACGGGCATCAGCCTGCATCGCCAGTTCGGCGGCCAGCCGGGCAAGATGCTGGCGCTGGAAATGGGCGGCAACAACGCCCTCGTCGTGTGGGACGTCAAGGACGTCGACGCGGCCGTGCACCACGCGATCTTCTCCGCCTTTGTGTCGGCCGGCCAGCGCTGCACCTGCGCGCGCCGCCTGGTGGTGCAGGATAACGCCGCCGGTGCCGCCTTCATCGCGCGCCTGGTGGAAGTGGCCGCGAAACTGGGTATCGGCGCGTCCGACGCCCAGCCGCAGCCGTTCATGGGCCCAGTGGTATCGAGTGCCGTGGCAAAACGCCTGGTGCAGGCGCAGGAGGACATGGTCGCCAAGGGCGGCACCACCTTGCTGCAGATGCGCCAGTTGAATCCCGAGGCGGGCTTTGTCACGGCCGGCATCGTCGACGTCACCAATGCTGCCGGCATTCCCGACGAAGAGTGGTTCGGCCCACTGCTGCAAGTGATCCGCGTGGCCGATTTCAATGCGGCCCTGAAGGTGGCCAACGCCACGGAATTCGGCCTGGCAGCAGCGCTGCTGTCCGACGATCCGGCCCTGTGGCAAACGTTCCAGACGCGCGCGCGCGCCGGCATCGTCAACTGGAACCGTCCGACCACGGGCGCGGCCAGCACGGCGCCGTTCGGCGGCATCGGCAAGTCGGGCAACCACCGTCCGAGCGCCTATTACGCGGCCGATTACTGCGCCTACCCGGTCGCCTCGATCGAGAACGGCGCTCTGGAAATGCCGGCCAAGCTGTCGCCCGGCCTGAATTTTTAA
- a CDS encoding glutathione S-transferase family protein: MRLYHHPMSSNARRALMTAIHLGLPLELAEVDLMNADDRRRLAELNPNGKVPVLADGDFLLWESCAIMQYLAEQVPGQTIYPQAPQARADVNRWLFWAAQHFAPAISVLAWERAWKGMTGNGPADPLEEARGEHELHACAVVLDAHLAQREWLCGDALTLAEFAVAAPLMYSEAVRLPLAQYQHIQAWFARVRQLRAWQETDVKLLPG, encoded by the coding sequence ATGCGCCTGTACCACCACCCCATGTCTTCGAATGCCCGCCGTGCCCTGATGACGGCGATCCACCTCGGCCTGCCTCTGGAGCTGGCCGAAGTCGACCTGATGAATGCGGACGACCGCCGCCGCCTGGCCGAACTGAACCCGAACGGCAAAGTGCCCGTGCTGGCCGATGGCGATTTCCTGCTGTGGGAATCGTGCGCCATCATGCAATACCTGGCCGAGCAGGTGCCGGGCCAGACGATTTACCCGCAGGCGCCGCAAGCGCGCGCCGACGTCAACCGCTGGCTGTTCTGGGCCGCGCAGCACTTTGCGCCCGCCATCAGCGTGCTGGCCTGGGAACGCGCCTGGAAAGGCATGACGGGCAATGGTCCTGCGGACCCGCTGGAAGAGGCGCGCGGCGAGCACGAACTGCATGCCTGTGCCGTGGTGCTGGATGCGCATCTGGCGCAGCGTGAGTGGCTCTGCGGCGATGCCTTGACCCTGGCCGAGTTCGCCGTCGCCGCGCCGCTGATGTACAGCGAGGCCGTGCGCTTGCCGCTGGCGCAGTACCAGCACATCCAGGCGTGGTTTGCCCGCGTGCGCCAGCTGCGCGCCTGGCAGGAAACGGACGTGAAACTGTTGCCGGGATAA
- a CDS encoding MarR family winged helix-turn-helix transcriptional regulator: MGERYLKSIRLLAECMQGFERFSGDFVRQYGLTHAQFDIIATLGNTRGMSYKELGQKTLITKGTLTGVVDRLEQKGLVIRERCPRDKRSYYVRLSCEGEQVFHDVFPKLTTQGQRLFDGYTEDDFIRLESTLAGLKQAIANG; this comes from the coding sequence ATGGGTGAACGATATTTAAAAAGTATCCGGCTGCTGGCCGAATGCATGCAAGGCTTCGAGCGGTTTTCTGGCGACTTCGTGCGCCAGTACGGCTTGACGCATGCGCAATTCGACATCATTGCCACGCTCGGCAACACCCGCGGCATGTCCTACAAGGAACTGGGCCAGAAAACCCTGATTACCAAGGGTACTTTGACGGGCGTGGTGGACCGACTGGAACAGAAGGGGCTGGTGATACGCGAACGCTGTCCACGCGACAAGCGTTCCTATTACGTGCGCCTGAGCTGCGAGGGCGAACAGGTGTTCCATGACGTGTTCCCCAAGCTGACAACGCAGGGCCAGCGCCTGTTCGACGGCTATACCGAAGACGATTTCATACGCCTGGAAAGCACCCTGGCGGGACTGAAACAGGCAATCGCCAACGGCTGA
- a CDS encoding GlxA family transcriptional regulator encodes MSFANLSRIGLDKPLRLLLVHAGDAESITWAGLVQPLRLCARALGPGALQLDVRTPEQVAAQGGNWHIALLVADETEAPLRAELCRAVIERCRSAPFWGGVGAAVLWLAGAGVMDGVRIALPWALYADAEAKAERAILTPHLFDIDGPHITCCGGAASIDFSLTLIETIFGADVQALVKEALCVDKVRGKEERQRVALQARFGVLQPKLSEAVTLMEANIEEPLSTDDIASLVGLSRRQLERLFKQYLGSLPSRYYLELRLRRSRQLLLDTHYSIVQVGLMCGFSSGSHFSTAFGTLFGNTPREERQRKLMPPA; translated from the coding sequence ATGTCCTTCGCTAATCTTTCCCGTATCGGCCTCGACAAACCGCTGCGTTTGCTGCTGGTCCATGCCGGCGATGCCGAGTCGATCACCTGGGCCGGCCTGGTGCAGCCGCTGCGCCTGTGCGCGCGGGCGCTGGGACCCGGTGCCTTGCAGCTGGACGTGCGCACGCCGGAACAGGTGGCCGCGCAGGGCGGTAACTGGCATATTGCGCTGCTGGTGGCCGACGAGACGGAGGCGCCGCTGCGCGCCGAGCTGTGCCGGGCCGTGATCGAGCGCTGCCGTTCGGCGCCGTTCTGGGGCGGCGTGGGCGCGGCCGTGCTGTGGCTGGCCGGCGCGGGCGTCATGGATGGCGTGCGCATCGCCTTGCCGTGGGCCCTGTATGCCGATGCGGAAGCGAAGGCCGAACGGGCCATCCTGACACCGCACCTGTTCGACATCGACGGTCCGCACATCACCTGCTGCGGCGGCGCGGCCAGCATCGATTTTTCGCTGACCCTGATCGAGACCATCTTTGGCGCCGACGTGCAGGCGCTCGTCAAGGAAGCGCTGTGCGTGGACAAGGTGCGCGGCAAGGAAGAGCGCCAGAGGGTGGCCCTGCAGGCGCGTTTCGGCGTGCTGCAGCCGAAATTGTCCGAAGCGGTGACCTTGATGGAAGCCAATATCGAGGAACCGCTGTCGACCGACGATATCGCCAGCTTGGTGGGCCTTTCGCGGCGCCAGCTCGAGCGGCTGTTCAAGCAATACCTGGGCAGTCTGCCATCGCGCTACTACCTGGAGCTGCGCCTGCGGCGCTCACGGCAACTGTTGCTCGATACACATTATTCCATTGTGCAAGTTGGCCTGATGTGCGGCTTTTCCTCGGGCTCGCACTTTTCCACGGCCTTTGGCACCCTGTTTGGCAATACGCCCCGGGAAGAGCGGCAAAGAAAGCTGATGCCGCCTGCGTGA
- the astA gene encoding arginine N-succinyltransferase, whose amino-acid sequence MLVVRAINANDLDALYGLASQVGTGMTTLKPDMKMLGDRLAIACASFAETIPPEKRDYMFVMEDTDTGRLAGVCAIKGAVGLDEPFYNYRIGTLVHSSRELDVFTRMETLYLSNDLTGSTELCSLFLHPDYRSGNNGKLLSKSRFLFIAQFPQLFTEKLIAEMRGYQAPDGSSPFYEGLGRHFFKMDFHHVDDLTSLGKKSFIAELMPRQPMYVAYLPDEAQEVIGKVHLSTAPARRLLEQEGLHFEGYVDIFDAGPVLQARVSELRAMRDSMPAVLDADAAPEVCGDASQAEPYLVSNTDLKDFRMIVTSANPHSGKIALDDDELHLLRCHHGDTVRTLSLNPRKHPHV is encoded by the coding sequence ATGCTAGTAGTACGCGCCATCAACGCCAATGACCTCGATGCCCTGTATGGCCTGGCCAGCCAGGTCGGCACCGGCATGACCACCCTCAAGCCGGACATGAAAATGCTGGGCGACCGCCTGGCCATCGCCTGCGCTTCGTTCGCCGAAACCATTCCGCCAGAAAAGCGCGATTACATGTTCGTCATGGAGGATACCGATACGGGCCGCCTGGCTGGCGTGTGCGCCATCAAGGGCGCCGTGGGTCTGGACGAACCGTTCTATAACTACCGCATCGGCACTCTGGTCCATTCCAGCCGCGAGCTCGACGTGTTTACGCGCATGGAAACCCTGTACCTGTCGAACGACCTGACGGGCAGCACGGAACTGTGCTCGCTGTTTCTGCACCCCGATTACCGCAGCGGCAACAACGGCAAGCTGCTGTCGAAAAGCCGTTTCCTGTTCATCGCCCAGTTCCCGCAGCTGTTCACGGAAAAGCTGATCGCGGAAATGCGCGGCTACCAGGCGCCGGACGGCAGCTCGCCGTTCTATGAAGGCCTGGGCCGCCATTTCTTCAAGATGGATTTCCACCACGTCGACGATTTGACGAGCCTGGGTAAAAAATCGTTCATCGCCGAACTGATGCCGCGCCAGCCCATGTACGTGGCCTACCTGCCCGACGAAGCGCAGGAAGTCATCGGCAAGGTGCATCTGAGCACGGCGCCCGCGCGCCGCCTGCTGGAACAGGAAGGCTTGCACTTCGAAGGCTATGTCGATATTTTCGACGCCGGTCCCGTGCTGCAGGCGCGCGTCTCCGAATTGCGCGCCATGCGCGACAGCATGCCGGCCGTGCTCGACGCCGACGCTGCGCCGGAAGTGTGCGGCGACGCGTCCCAGGCCGAGCCTTACCTGGTGTCGAACACCGATCTGAAAGATTTCCGCATGATCGTCACCAGCGCCAATCCGCACAGCGGCAAGATCGCGCTCGATGACGATGAACTGCATCTGCTGCGCTGCCATCACGGCGACACCGTGCGCACCTTGTCACTCAACCCGAGGAAGCATCCCCATGTCTAA
- the astC gene encoding acetylornithine/succinylornithine family transaminase, translating to MNAKLDSTVTARPVTRETFDQVLVPTYAPAAMVPVRGSGLDLWDQSGKHYLDFTSGIAVNSLGHCHPALVDVLTKQINNLWHLGNGYTNEPVLRLALALTEATFADRAFFCNSGAEANEAALKLARKYAHTKFGAHKSRIISCFSSFHGRTLFTVSVGGQAKYTEGFEPLPPSIDHIAYNDIEAARAAIGDDVCAVIVEPVQGEGGVVPGNPEFLKELRALCDKTGALLIFDEVQSGMGRTGALFAYMGYGVTPDILTAAKALGNGYPIGAMLTTNELAQTLAVGTHGTTYGGNPLAATVALTVLDTINTPAFLARVKEASVNTIAMLQGLITDYPQVFSIVRGSGLLLGLVVTDAYKGRAKDIQKAAEAQGLMVLIAGMDVVRLAPALIVSDEQIAEAGRLLRAAIDGMLKA from the coding sequence ATGAATGCCAAGCTTGATTCGACCGTAACGGCTCGTCCAGTCACCCGGGAAACCTTTGACCAGGTCCTCGTTCCTACCTACGCCCCTGCAGCCATGGTGCCCGTGCGCGGTTCCGGTCTGGACCTGTGGGACCAGTCAGGCAAGCATTACCTCGATTTCACCTCCGGCATCGCCGTCAACAGCCTGGGCCACTGCCATCCGGCCCTGGTCGACGTGCTGACCAAGCAAATCAATAATCTGTGGCATTTGGGCAACGGCTACACCAATGAGCCCGTGCTGCGCCTGGCGCTGGCCCTGACGGAAGCGACCTTCGCCGACCGCGCCTTCTTCTGCAACTCGGGCGCGGAAGCCAACGAAGCGGCCCTGAAGCTGGCGCGCAAGTACGCGCATACCAAGTTCGGCGCGCACAAGTCGCGCATCATCTCGTGCTTCAGCTCCTTCCACGGCCGCACCCTGTTTACGGTCTCCGTCGGCGGTCAGGCCAAGTACACGGAAGGCTTCGAGCCGCTGCCGCCATCGATCGACCACATCGCCTACAACGACATCGAAGCGGCGCGTGCCGCCATCGGCGATGATGTCTGCGCCGTGATCGTCGAGCCGGTACAAGGCGAAGGCGGCGTGGTGCCGGGCAATCCGGAGTTCCTCAAGGAGCTGCGCGCCCTGTGCGACAAGACGGGCGCCCTGCTGATTTTCGACGAAGTCCAGAGCGGCATGGGCCGCACCGGCGCCTTGTTCGCCTACATGGGCTACGGCGTCACGCCGGACATCCTGACGGCCGCCAAGGCCCTGGGCAACGGCTACCCGATCGGCGCCATGCTGACCACGAATGAACTGGCGCAAACGCTGGCCGTCGGCACCCACGGCACCACCTACGGCGGCAACCCGCTGGCCGCCACCGTGGCCCTGACCGTGCTGGACACGATCAACACGCCGGCATTCCTGGCGCGTGTGAAAGAAGCGAGCGTCAACACCATCGCCATGCTGCAAGGCTTGATCACGGATTACCCGCAAGTGTTCTCCATCGTGCGCGGCAGCGGTTTGCTGCTGGGCCTGGTCGTCACCGATGCCTACAAAGGCCGCGCGAAAGACATCCAGAAAGCGGCCGAAGCGCAAGGCTTGATGGTGCTGATCGCCGGCATGGACGTGGTGCGCCTGGCGCCGGCCCTGATCGTCTCGGACGAGCAGATCGCCGAAGCGGGCCGTCTGCTGCGCGCCGCCATCGACGGCATGCTGAAAGCCTGA